One segment of Gilliamella sp. ESL0441 DNA contains the following:
- the secY gene encoding preprotein translocase subunit SecY, producing MAKQPGLDFQSTRGGSSELKRRLLFVLLALIVFRLGSYIPVPGIDTKALMEQLARTSHGIVDMFNMFSGGALSRASIFSLGIMPYISASIIMQLLTAINPKLAELKKEGESGRKKISQYTRYGTLALAIIQAVGISTGLPNIPQFGHIVVNPGFSFYFVASVSLVTGTMFLMWLGEQITERGVGNGISIIIFSGIVASLPPAIYQTIEQARSGDLNPILLLAIAVLVVAITYFVVFVERGQRRIVVNYAQRQQGRRVYAAQRSDLPLKINMAGVIPAIFASTIVMLPSMMASWFQGDGEGWRYIFLVIGQCFAPDQPLYIIFFAAAIVFFCFFYTALVFNPRETADQLKKGGAFIPGIRPGEQTSIYIDKVMTRLTLIGAIYITFVCLVPMFMTNAMKVPVLFGGTSLLIVVVVIMDFMAQVQTLMMPNRYESMLKKANLKGYGR from the coding sequence CGTTTACTATTTGTGCTTTTAGCGCTTATTGTTTTTCGTCTTGGTTCTTATATTCCCGTTCCTGGTATAGATACTAAAGCATTAATGGAACAATTAGCTAGAACATCACATGGTATTGTGGATATGTTTAATATGTTCTCTGGTGGTGCTTTAAGCCGTGCTTCAATTTTTTCTTTAGGGATAATGCCGTATATTTCTGCTTCAATTATTATGCAGCTATTAACAGCGATTAACCCTAAATTAGCAGAATTAAAGAAAGAAGGTGAATCTGGTCGAAAGAAAATTAGTCAGTATACTCGTTATGGTACTTTAGCCTTAGCTATTATACAGGCGGTTGGTATTTCGACTGGTTTACCAAATATTCCACAATTTGGACACATAGTCGTTAATCCTGGATTTTCTTTCTATTTTGTTGCATCGGTTAGTTTAGTCACGGGTACAATGTTTCTTATGTGGCTTGGAGAACAGATCACGGAGCGTGGAGTTGGTAATGGTATATCTATCATTATTTTCTCAGGTATCGTAGCAAGTCTACCTCCGGCAATATATCAAACTATTGAACAAGCTCGTTCTGGTGATTTGAATCCAATTCTATTATTAGCAATTGCAGTCTTAGTGGTAGCTATAACGTACTTTGTTGTATTTGTTGAGCGTGGTCAACGAAGAATTGTTGTTAATTATGCGCAACGACAACAGGGTCGTCGTGTTTATGCAGCACAACGTTCTGATTTACCATTAAAGATCAATATGGCTGGTGTTATTCCTGCAATATTTGCCTCAACAATTGTTATGTTACCATCAATGATGGCTTCTTGGTTCCAAGGAGATGGTGAGGGATGGCGATATATTTTCCTTGTTATAGGACAATGTTTTGCTCCAGACCAACCATTATATATAATCTTTTTTGCTGCTGCGATTGTCTTCTTTTGTTTCTTTTATACGGCATTGGTATTCAATCCTCGAGAAACAGCAGATCAGCTTAAAAAAGGTGGTGCATTTATTCCAGGGATTCGTCCAGGAGAACAAACATCTATATATATTGATAAAGTGATGACGCGTTTAACGTTAATCGGGGCAATATATATTACATTTGTTTGCTTGGTTCCAATGTTTATGACAAATGCAATGAAAGTTCCAGTTCTATTTGGTGGAACATCTTTACTGATTGTAGTTGTTGTAATCATGGATTTTATGGCACAAGTACAGACTTTGATGATGCCAAATCGTTATGAGTCAATGTTAAAGAAAGCGAATCTTAAAGGCTACGGCCGATAA
- the rpmJ gene encoding 50S ribosomal protein L36, translated as MKVRASVKKLCRNCKIIKRNGIVRVICVEGKHKQRQG; from the coding sequence ATGAAAGTTCGTGCTTCAGTCAAGAAATTATGCAGAAATTGTAAAATCATTAAACGTAACGGCATTGTTCGTGTTATTTGCGTTGAAGGTAAACATAAACAACGTCAAGGCTAA
- the rpsM gene encoding 30S ribosomal protein S13, whose translation MARIAGINIPDQQHAVIALQAIYGIGNTRAKTICAEAGIPENVKIRELSEDQIEKLREQVAKFTVEGDLRREVTMSIKRLLDLGCYRGMRHRRGLPVRGQRTKTNARTRKGPRKPIKK comes from the coding sequence GTGGCCCGTATAGCAGGCATTAACATTCCTGATCAGCAACATGCTGTAATTGCGTTACAAGCAATTTATGGTATCGGTAATACCCGCGCTAAGACAATTTGTGCTGAAGCAGGTATTCCTGAAAATGTTAAGATCAGAGAACTATCTGAAGATCAGATTGAGAAGTTACGTGAACAAGTCGCAAAATTTACCGTTGAAGGTGATTTACGTCGTGAAGTAACTATGAGTATCAAGCGTTTATTAGACCTTGGTTGTTATCGTGGCATGCGTCATCGTCGTGGACTTCCAGTCCGTGGTCAACGCACTAAGACTAACGCTCGTACCCGTAAGGGACCGCGTAAGCCAATCAAGAAATAA
- the rpsK gene encoding 30S ribosomal protein S11 has protein sequence MAKTPVRTRKRVKKQVSDGVAHIHASFNNTIVTITDRQGNALGWATAGGSGFRGSRKSTPFAAQVAAERCAEAVKDYGIKNLEVMVKGPGPGRESTIRALNAAGYRITNITDVTPIPHNGCRPPKKRRV, from the coding sequence ATGGCAAAGACACCTGTTCGTACACGTAAACGTGTTAAAAAGCAAGTTTCTGATGGTGTAGCTCATATTCATGCATCATTTAACAATACAATCGTAACAATTACCGATCGTCAAGGTAATGCGTTGGGTTGGGCAACCGCTGGTGGTTCTGGTTTCCGTGGCTCTCGTAAGTCCACTCCGTTTGCTGCTCAAGTAGCTGCTGAACGTTGTGCAGAAGCCGTAAAAGATTACGGAATTAAGAATCTGGAAGTTATGGTAAAAGGACCTGGTCCTGGTCGTGAGTCAACAATTCGTGCATTAAATGCAGCGGGTTATCGCATCACTAATATTACTGATGTTACTCCGATTCCTCATAACGGTTGTCGTCCACCAAAGAAACGTCGTGTTTAA
- the rpsD gene encoding 30S ribosomal protein S4, with amino-acid sequence MARYLGPKLKLSRREGTDLFLKSGVRAVDSKCKLEQAPGQHGARKPRLSDYGVQLREKQKVRRIYGILERQFRNYYKNAARIKGNTGENLLGLLERRLDNVVYRMGFGATRAEARQLVSHKAVLVNGHVVNIASYQVSPEDVISVREKSKKQARIKAALELAEQREKPTWLEVDASKMEGVFKRLPERSDLSADINEHLIVELYSK; translated from the coding sequence ATGGCAAGATATTTGGGACCAAAGCTCAAATTAAGTCGTCGTGAAGGTACTGATTTATTCCTTAAATCTGGTGTCCGAGCGGTTGATAGTAAATGTAAGTTAGAACAAGCTCCTGGACAACATGGTGCACGCAAACCGCGTTTATCAGATTATGGTGTTCAGTTACGTGAAAAACAAAAAGTTAGACGTATTTATGGAATTCTAGAACGTCAATTCCGTAATTACTACAAAAATGCTGCACGTATTAAAGGTAATACAGGTGAAAACCTATTAGGCCTTTTAGAACGTCGCTTAGATAACGTTGTTTATCGTATGGGATTTGGTGCTACTCGCGCTGAAGCTCGTCAATTAGTTAGTCATAAAGCTGTTCTTGTTAATGGTCATGTTGTGAACATTGCATCTTATCAAGTTTCACCTGAAGATGTAATTAGTGTTCGCGAAAAATCAAAAAAACAAGCACGTATTAAAGCCGCTTTAGAGTTAGCTGAACAACGTGAAAAACCAACCTGGTTAGAAGTTGATGCTAGCAAGATGGAAGGTGTTTTCAAACGCTTACCTGAACGTTCAGATTTATCTGCTGACATCAACGAACATTTGATCGTCGAACTTTACTCTAAGTAA